The following proteins are encoded in a genomic region of Chloracidobacterium sp.:
- a CDS encoding cobalamin-binding protein — protein sequence MIFRTRLFWFTVAAALFVAACGSAPKRNERPVQKVVDDLKREVSLPMPVARVVSLAPSATEMVYAVGAGDRLVGDTTYCNYPEQAKYVEKVGDTVNPNLERIIALKPDVVLVSTASQLEGFTRTLGDNGIAVYVTDPSDIVGILRDMEQLGAIFGTEEAAAISVKNLKDRLFRVRKMTLEHTKTRVFVQISKEPLFTIGRTSFLTSVLPYANAESVTEDVDTAYPKISKEAAATLDPDAIILSDSDDNTEPNEAFKNSAAVKNGRVYKIDADILARPGPRVAEALEEIARRLYGINL from the coding sequence ATGATCTTCCGTACCAGGCTCTTTTGGTTCACTGTCGCTGCGGCGCTGTTCGTCGCCGCGTGCGGTTCCGCGCCTAAGCGGAATGAGAGGCCTGTGCAGAAGGTCGTTGATGATCTGAAGCGTGAAGTGAGCCTGCCGATGCCGGTCGCTCGCGTTGTTTCGCTCGCGCCGAGTGCTACCGAGATGGTCTATGCCGTAGGTGCGGGCGACCGCCTCGTCGGTGATACGACATACTGCAACTATCCCGAACAAGCAAAATACGTTGAAAAGGTCGGCGATACCGTAAACCCGAACCTCGAGCGCATCATCGCCTTAAAGCCGGATGTCGTGCTCGTCTCTACCGCGTCGCAGCTCGAAGGATTTACAAGAACGCTGGGTGACAACGGCATTGCCGTTTATGTGACCGACCCGAGTGATATTGTCGGGATACTGCGCGATATGGAGCAGCTCGGCGCCATCTTCGGCACTGAAGAAGCCGCTGCGATCTCCGTAAAAAATCTCAAAGACAGATTGTTTCGTGTCCGAAAAATGACGCTTGAGCATACGAAGACGCGTGTCTTTGTGCAGATCTCAAAAGAGCCGCTGTTCACCATCGGACGTACGTCATTCCTGACGAGCGTGCTGCCTTACGCGAATGCGGAATCGGTAACAGAGGATGTCGATACCGCATATCCGAAGATAAGTAAAGAGGCCGCCGCCACGCTCGACCCTGACGCGATCATCCTTTCGGATTCTGATGATAATACCGAACCGAATGAGGCCTTCAAAAACTCTGCAGCGGTAAAGAACGGACGTGTTTATAAGATCGATGCGGACATACTGGCCCGGCCGGGGCCGCGTGTCGCCGAAGCGTTGGAGGAGATCGCAAGGCGTCTCTACGGGATCAATTTGTAG
- a CDS encoding iron ABC transporter permease: protein MDKAAVQNNTARPRVARQRAFMIGSLMLLMLAVVLAAAAMFGAERLPLFDLTPLQRSIFFDIRLPRILLGASVGASLAVAGAGLQSLLRNPLAEPYLLGVSNGAALGTMAAFVFFSNFDLARPLLAFAGAGIATIAVYQMARTRAGMNVERLVLSGVIVTTFLSSVIVMLTTLLDAAKLRSFTFWLLGDLSQATLTGFYLSFGAVAIGTLVIFSQARALNLMMIGERDAADFGVETGRVRLLVFSAASLVVGAAVAASGSVGYVGLIVPHLIRMSVGSDNRMVVPFSAIGGAIFVVAADTIARTAIAPRELPVGAITALAGAPLFIYLLRKR, encoded by the coding sequence GTGGATAAGGCCGCCGTTCAGAACAACACCGCAAGGCCGCGTGTCGCAAGGCAGCGCGCATTTATGATCGGCTCTTTGATGCTGTTGATGCTCGCTGTTGTATTAGCAGCGGCTGCGATGTTCGGCGCCGAACGCCTGCCGCTCTTTGACCTGACACCGCTGCAAAGATCGATCTTCTTTGACATACGCCTGCCGCGGATCCTGCTTGGGGCAAGCGTTGGTGCCAGCCTTGCCGTTGCCGGTGCGGGGCTTCAGTCGCTGCTAAGGAACCCGCTTGCCGAACCGTATCTGCTCGGCGTGTCGAACGGTGCCGCGTTGGGTACTATGGCGGCATTCGTCTTTTTCAGCAATTTTGATCTTGCTCGGCCTCTTCTCGCGTTCGCCGGCGCCGGCATCGCGACGATCGCTGTTTATCAAATGGCGAGGACACGCGCCGGCATGAATGTCGAACGCTTGGTGCTTTCGGGCGTTATCGTAACGACGTTCCTGTCGTCGGTGATCGTTATGCTGACGACCCTTCTCGATGCTGCCAAACTGAGAAGCTTTACATTCTGGCTGCTCGGCGACCTGTCGCAGGCAACGCTTACGGGCTTTTATCTCAGTTTTGGGGCGGTCGCGATCGGCACTCTGGTCATCTTTTCGCAGGCGCGGGCGTTGAACCTGATGATGATCGGCGAGCGGGACGCGGCCGACTTCGGTGTCGAAACGGGCCGCGTCCGTCTGCTCGTATTCTCGGCGGCAAGCCTCGTTGTCGGCGCGGCGGTCGCGGCAAGCGGCAGCGTCGGTTATGTAGGCCTTATCGTGCCGCATCTGATCAGAATGAGCGTGGGTAGCGATAACCGTATGGTAGTGCCGTTCTCGGCCATCGGCGGAGCGATCTTTGTGGTGGCGGCTGATACGATCGCGCGGACCGCTATCGCTCCGAGGGAACTGCCGGTCGGAGCGATAACCGCACTTGCGGGAGCTCCGCTGTTTATTTATTTGCTGAGAAAGCGATAA
- a CDS encoding ABC transporter ATP-binding protein produces the protein MLKADHLKVSYAERSVLTDVSFELAEGTAMALLGPNGAGKTTLIKALNGTIPLAGGSIEIGGRPVADLSRREIALQMAVVAQEAETRFPVTVLEFVLAGRFVNGSAFGWETDTDISAAWKALEDCGLSEYAVRLMNELSGGERQRVVLARALATDARILLLDEPTANLDMAHQGMMFRLVRRRCSTQGSSAIVITHDLNLAAAFSDTALMLKEGRVAAYGEPKEVLTEANIESVFGVKVLLDRHPANDSVRITSVF, from the coding sequence ATGCTGAAAGCTGACCATTTGAAAGTGAGCTACGCTGAACGCAGCGTCCTGACAGACGTCTCATTCGAACTTGCCGAGGGTACCGCAATGGCGCTCTTAGGCCCGAACGGTGCGGGCAAGACCACGCTCATAAAGGCCTTGAACGGCACGATCCCGCTTGCAGGCGGCTCGATCGAGATCGGCGGCAGGCCGGTGGCCGATCTCTCGCGGCGAGAGATCGCTTTGCAAATGGCGGTCGTGGCACAGGAGGCGGAGACGAGATTTCCTGTAACGGTTCTCGAGTTCGTGCTCGCAGGCCGCTTTGTGAACGGGAGTGCCTTCGGCTGGGAAACTGACACTGACATCTCGGCAGCATGGAAAGCCCTAGAGGACTGCGGCTTGTCGGAGTACGCGGTCAGGCTGATGAATGAGCTTTCGGGCGGCGAGCGGCAGCGCGTCGTCCTCGCACGGGCTCTCGCAACGGATGCCCGCATTCTGCTGCTTGATGAGCCGACGGCAAATCTCGATATGGCACATCAAGGGATGATGTTCCGGCTTGTTCGAAGGCGATGCAGCACTCAAGGCTCCTCTGCGATCGTGATAACGCACGACCTTAATCTTGCGGCGGCCTTTTCAGACACGGCCCTGATGTTAAAGGAAGGCCGCGTTGCGGCCTACGGAGAGCCGAAAGAGGTGCTGACCGAAGCAAATATCGAAAGCGTCTTTGGCGTAAAGGTTCTGCTGGATCGACATCCGGCAAATGACAGCGTTCGTATTACGAGCGTTTTTTGA